CAAAAGTTTTTTCACCTACTATAATAGCGCGTTTAAAGTCTTGTAAAGCACCGCTGACTATTTCACTTGCACTTGCACTTCCACCATTTACAAGAACAACTAAAGGAGCATTAGAAATTTTCTTATTAGGATTTGCTTTAAATTCTACATTTTCATTTTTAATCTTGCCTTTTTGGGAAACAATTACACCTTTATCTACAAAAAGATTTACCAATCCAACAGCTTGATTTAAAATTCCACCAGGATTTGTTCTAAGATCTAGTATAATTCCTTTAACATTTGGATGTTTTTTGATAGCTTTACTAGCTTCATCAACTACATTTTTATCAAAATTAGTAACTCTTAAATACAATAAATTTTCATCTTCTATAAGTTTAGTATAAACACTATCTACTTTTATAATATCTCTTTTTAAATTAACATCAAAAGGTTTATTTTCACCTTTTCTGTAAATAGTTAGCGTAACTTTTGTTTTAGGTTCTCCACGCATTTTAGAAACAGCTTCATTTAAAGTCATACCTAAAGTTGATTCATTATTTATTCTTAGTATGATATCATCGGTTTTTATACCTGCTTTTTCTGCTGGGCTTCCTTCAATTGGTGCTACTACGCTAATTGCTCCATCTTTTTGCGTGATGGTAAATCCAAGTCCGCCAAATTCTCCATTTGTCTGTTCTTTGAGTTCTTTATAACCTTTTTCATCTAAAAAAGAAGAGTGTGCATCTAAATTTGTAAGCAATCCTGCTATAGATTTATCTACCAAATCAGTATAATTTACATCATCAACATAATATTGTTCTATAATGGACATGGTTCTTGTTAGCTTAGATAAAGCTTCTATTTTTTTTTCTGCATCAGTAGGGGTTGGATTTTTAGCTTGTAAATTTGTAAATATAAAAGACGCAGTTAGTAAGCTACAAAGACTAGCTGCAATGATAAGATTTCTTTTTGTTTTCAAAGGAAGACTCCAAATTGGTATTTTTATAAAATAAACATCTAATTTTAGTTAATTTTGCTTAAAAATTTGTAAATAATAAGAAATATTTTATAATATTAGCGTATAGGTATAAAATAATATTTATAAGTATAACTAAATAAACTTGACATTAATAGACTAAAGTTATATAATATAACTCATATAAATAAAAAAAGGAGTTGGTTATGGCAAATATACAAGATTTTTTAACAGATTCTATGCTTTCAAATGTAGAAAGTGCAGTATCTTTAGCAATATATTCTAAAAATAATGAAGTGAAACCATTGCATTTATTTTGGGCTTTAAGTGTAGATAGTTCTAGTTTATTAAATCAAGTTTTAAATAAATTAAATATTTCAAATCAAGCTTTAGAACTTGAAATAAAAAGTAAAATAGCAAATTTACCTACAAGTTCAAATGTAAATAAAGAAAATATAAAATTTTCAAATGATTTTATAAATTCTTTAGAAAATGCAAAAGCGTTAATGAGTGCAAAAGGTGATAATTATATAGCGGTTGATACTTGGTTAATTAGCGAATGTGATAACAATAACACAATAAAAGAAATTTTATCTAAATTTTTAGATGTAAATGAATTTAAAAAAGAATTAGAAAATATTAGAGGTGATAATAAAATAGATAGCAAAACAAGTGATGAAACTTTAGATTCTTTGTCAAAATTTGGTATAGATTTGACTTTAAAAGCTGCAAATAACGAGCTTGATCCTGTTATTGGAAGAGAAGAAGAAATACAAAGATTAATGCAAATTTTAATAAGAAAAACTAAAAATAATCCTATATTATTAGGCGAACCAGGAGTTGGAAAAACAGCCGTTGTAGAGGCATTAGCTCAAAGAATAGTAAAAAAAGATGTTCCTACTTCTTTGCAAAATAAAAAGGTAATAGCTTTAGATATGAGTTCTTTAATAGCTGGAGCAAAATATAGAGGTGAATTTGAAGATAGATTAAAAGCTGTTGTAAATGAAGTTATAAAACATAAAAATATAATTTTGTTTATAGACGAAATTCATACTATAGTAGGTGCAGGTGCTAGTGAAGGAAGTATGGACGCAGCAAATATATTAAAACCAGCTTTAGCAAGAGGCGAACTTCACACTATAGGTGCTACTACTTTAAAAGAATATAGAAAGTATTTTGAAAAAGATGCAGCATTACAAAGAAGATTTCAGCCTGTAAATGTAAATGAACCTAGTATAAATGAAGCTTTAGCAATGTTAAGAGGTATAAAAGAAAAGCTTGAAATTCATCATAATGTTAGCATTAATGATAGTGCATTAGTAGCGGCTTCAAAGCTTTCTAAAAGATATATAGCTGATAGATTTTTGCCTGATAAAGCGATTGATTTGATAGATGAAGCAGCAGCTGAGCTTAAAATGCAAATAGAAAGTGAGCCAAATTCATTAAGAAAAGTTAGAAAACAAATAGAAAGTTTAGAAGTAGAAAATGAAGCTTTAAAAATGGAAAAAAACGAAGCAAATGAAAAAAGAATAGAAGAGATTAAAAAAGAATTAGCAAATTTAAAAGAAGAACAAAGCAAGCTAAATTCTCAATTTGAAAACGAAAAAAATGTATTTAATTCTATAAGTTTAAAGAAAAAAGAAATAGATACTTTAAAAAATGAAGCAATTTTTGCAAAAAATAAAGGTGATTTTCAAAAAGCAGCTGAAATAGAATATGGAAAAATTCCAGAATGCGAAAAAGAAGTCATAGAACTTGAAGAAAAATGGGATAAGATGAGTAAAGACGGAGTTTTGCTTAAAAATCAAGTTGATGAGGATTTAGTAGCAGGAATTTTAAGCAAATGGACAGGAATTAGTGTGCAAAAAATGCTAACTTCTGAAAAACAAAAATTCTTACATATACAAGAGCATTTGCAAGAAAGTGTAGTAGGGCAAGATGAAGCCTTAAAAGCATTAGCAAGATCTATAAAACGCAATAAAGCAGGACTTAATCAAGGCTCAAAACCTATAGGTAGTTTTTTATTTTTAGGGCCTACTGGAGTTGGAAAAACAGAATGTGCAAAAGCTTTAGCTAAGTTTTTATTTGATGATGAAAAAGCTATGATACGCTTTGATATGAGTGAATTTATGGAAAAACATAGTGTATCAAGACTTTTAGGAGCACCTCCAGGATATGTAGGACACGAAGAAGGAGGAGAATTAACAGAAGCTGTTAGAAGAAAGCCTTATAGTGTGATATTATTTGATGAAGTTGAAAAAGCTAATAAAGATGTGTTTAATATACTTTTAGGAATTTTAGATGATGCAAGAGCTACTGATAGCAAAGGAGTTGTAGTAGATTTTTCAAATACCATAATAATTTTAACTTCAAATATAGGCGCTCAATTTATAATGAATTTAAAAGGCGAAGAAAGAGCTAAGGCTATAAAAGAAGCTTTAAAAGAATTTTTTAGACCTGAATTTTTAAATCGTTTAGATGATATCATAACTTTTAATCCGCTAGGTAATAATGAGGCTATTAAGATAGTGAAATTATTATTTAAAACTTTGCAAAAAAATCTTCAAAGCAAAGGAATAAAGGCTAATTTAAGCGAAAAAGCAGCTGAGTTTATAGCTAAGGTTGGTTTTGATGTGGATTTTGGGGCTAGACCTTTAAAAAGAGCTATGTATGATATGGTAGAAGATAAATTAAGCGATATGATATTAGCTGATGAGCTTAATGTAAATGATGCAATAATAATAGATGCAAACGATGAGGATATAATAATTAAAAAGAATAAATGAATTACTATTTAGTTTATTTACCCAAAAATACTTTGGGTAAATAAGATTTTTTTACTCTTATTAACATTAAATTGTAAATATTTTGTAATTTTTTTAAAAAAATATTATTTTTTTATCTATTCTTAACAATAAATATCTTAAAATCTTTAAGATATTTCTATTTTTAAGGAACATAAAATGAGTGATTTAGATGTTTTTAATCGCCGTTTAGACGCATTAGAAAAGCTTCCTCTTTTGAAAAATGGAGTTTCTATTTCAAAAGCTTTAGAGCAATCAGGTTTTTCAAGAAGAGATTTTATGAAATGGGCTGGTGCTATGACAGCTTTTTTAGCACTTCCTGCTAGTTTTACTCCAGTAGTTGCAAGAGCAGCTGAACTTAGTGATAGACTTCCAGTTATTTGGCTTCATATGGCTGAGTGTACAGGATGTTCTGAGAGTTTGTTAAGAAGTGATGCTCCTACTATTGATAGTTTGATTTTTGATCATATTTCTTTAGAATATCATGAAACTATAATGGGAGCTGCAGGATGGCAAGCAGAGCATAATCTTGAAGCTGCTATGGAAAAATACAAAGGCAGATATATCTTAATGGTAGAAGGTGGTATACCAACAGGTAATACAGAGCATTTTTTAACTATAGGACCTCATGGTAAAACAGGTAAACAAATAGCACAGCAAGCCTGTGATAATGCTTTGGCTATTTTTGCTATAGGAACATGTTCTGCTTTTGGTGGTATACAAGCTGCTAGACCAAACCCAAGTAATGCAGTAAGTTTAAGTAAAGTAACAAATAAAGCTGTTATTAATGTTCCAGGTTGTCCACCTAGTGAAAAGAATATTATAGGTAATGTAATACATTATATACTCTATCAAACATTGCCTGCACTTGATGCTTACAATAGACCAAAATGGGCTTATGGGCTTAGAATTCATGATCTTTGTGAGAGAAGAGGTCGTTTTGATGCGGGTGAATTTGTGCATCAATTTGGTGATGAGGGGGCAAAAAATGGATATTGTCTTTATAAAGTAGGCTGTAAAGGGCCTTATACTTTTAATAATTGCTCAAGAGAAAGATTTAATCAGCATACCTCATGGCCAATTCAAGCAGGACATGGTTGTATAGGTTGTTCAGAGCCTGATTTTTGGGATACCATGGGACCTTTTGAAGAGGTAATGGCAGGAAGATTATTTGACACCGTTTATGGTTTGGGTGCTGATAGTGTTTCAGATAAAATCGGTATAGGTGTTTTATGTGTAACTGGTGTTGCGGTTGCAGCACATGCTATTATAGCTTCATTAGAAAAAAATAAGGATTAAGAATGTCAAAAAGAATTATTATAGATCCGCTTACTAGAATAGAAGGACATTTAAGAGTTGAAGTGGTGGTTGATGAAAATAATGTCATCAAAGAAGCATATTCAGGTTCAACATTATGGAGAGGTTTGGAAACTATCGTAAAAGGACGCGATCCAAGAGATGCAGGCTTTTTAACACAAAGAATTTGTGGAGTTTGTACTTTCTCTCATTATAGAGCAGGTATAATAGCAGTAGAAAATGCTTTAGGAATTACTCCACCATTAAATGCTGTATTAACTAGAACTTTAATGAATGCAGCTTTATATATGCATGATCATCCGGTTCATTTTTATCAACTTCATGGGCTTGATTTTGTTGATGTTGTAAGTGCTTTAAGCGCTGATGTAAAAAAAGCAAGTGACGAAGCATTTAAATATACTGATACGCCTTATGCAACAGGTGCAGATAAACTTTTAGAAGTTCAGCAAAGACTTAAAACTTTTGTAGATAAAGGAAATCTTGGGCCATTTGCTAATGCTTATTATGGACATGCAACTTATCGCTTTACTCCAGAGCAAAACTTAATAGCGCTTTCACATTATTTAGAGTGTTTAAGAATTCAAAGAACAATAGCACAAGCAATGGCAATTTTTGGTGCTAAAAATCCTCATCCACAAAGTTTAACCGTTGGTGGTGTAACTTGTGTTATGGATCT
The genomic region above belongs to Campylobacter peloridis LMG 23910 and contains:
- a CDS encoding ATP-dependent Clp protease ATP-binding subunit, which encodes MANIQDFLTDSMLSNVESAVSLAIYSKNNEVKPLHLFWALSVDSSSLLNQVLNKLNISNQALELEIKSKIANLPTSSNVNKENIKFSNDFINSLENAKALMSAKGDNYIAVDTWLISECDNNNTIKEILSKFLDVNEFKKELENIRGDNKIDSKTSDETLDSLSKFGIDLTLKAANNELDPVIGREEEIQRLMQILIRKTKNNPILLGEPGVGKTAVVEALAQRIVKKDVPTSLQNKKVIALDMSSLIAGAKYRGEFEDRLKAVVNEVIKHKNIILFIDEIHTIVGAGASEGSMDAANILKPALARGELHTIGATTLKEYRKYFEKDAALQRRFQPVNVNEPSINEALAMLRGIKEKLEIHHNVSINDSALVAASKLSKRYIADRFLPDKAIDLIDEAAAELKMQIESEPNSLRKVRKQIESLEVENEALKMEKNEANEKRIEEIKKELANLKEEQSKLNSQFENEKNVFNSISLKKKEIDTLKNEAIFAKNKGDFQKAAEIEYGKIPECEKEVIELEEKWDKMSKDGVLLKNQVDEDLVAGILSKWTGISVQKMLTSEKQKFLHIQEHLQESVVGQDEALKALARSIKRNKAGLNQGSKPIGSFLFLGPTGVGKTECAKALAKFLFDDEKAMIRFDMSEFMEKHSVSRLLGAPPGYVGHEEGGELTEAVRRKPYSVILFDEVEKANKDVFNILLGILDDARATDSKGVVVDFSNTIIILTSNIGAQFIMNLKGEERAKAIKEALKEFFRPEFLNRLDDIITFNPLGNNEAIKIVKLLFKTLQKNLQSKGIKANLSEKAAEFIAKVGFDVDFGARPLKRAMYDMVEDKLSDMILADELNVNDAIIIDANDEDIIIKKNK
- a CDS encoding S41 family peptidase, producing the protein MWSLPLKTKRNLIIAASLCSLLTASFIFTNLQAKNPTPTDAEKKIEALSKLTRTMSIIEQYYVDDVNYTDLVDKSIAGLLTNLDAHSSFLDEKGYKELKEQTNGEFGGLGFTITQKDGAISVVAPIEGSPAEKAGIKTDDIILRINNESTLGMTLNEAVSKMRGEPKTKVTLTIYRKGENKPFDVNLKRDIIKVDSVYTKLIEDENLLYLRVTNFDKNVVDEASKAIKKHPNVKGIILDLRTNPGGILNQAVGLVNLFVDKGVIVSQKGKIKNENVEFKANPNKKISNAPLVVLVNGGSASASEIVSGALQDFKRAIIVGEKTFGKGSVQLILPMDEKGTEGLRLTIAKYYLPSGRTIQAVGVTPDIEVFPGKVSKEENHGFEIKEADLKKHLQAELEKIGHNQANKKDKKEDKNIITKEQINNDIQLKTAIDTIKILNITKKGE
- a CDS encoding [NiFe] hydrogenase, small subunit; translated protein: MSDLDVFNRRLDALEKLPLLKNGVSISKALEQSGFSRRDFMKWAGAMTAFLALPASFTPVVARAAELSDRLPVIWLHMAECTGCSESLLRSDAPTIDSLIFDHISLEYHETIMGAAGWQAEHNLEAAMEKYKGRYILMVEGGIPTGNTEHFLTIGPHGKTGKQIAQQACDNALAIFAIGTCSAFGGIQAARPNPSNAVSLSKVTNKAVINVPGCPPSEKNIIGNVIHYILYQTLPALDAYNRPKWAYGLRIHDLCERRGRFDAGEFVHQFGDEGAKNGYCLYKVGCKGPYTFNNCSRERFNQHTSWPIQAGHGCIGCSEPDFWDTMGPFEEVMAGRLFDTVYGLGADSVSDKIGIGVLCVTGVAVAAHAIIASLEKNKD